In Synechococcus sp. KORDI-52, one genomic interval encodes:
- a CDS encoding ABC transporter permease, which translates to MASWGLVIVGIYLLVALITPWLVTAGILPDANAGLENPIYSSPSWTHWCGTDRLGRDVCVRTMAGSGVALQVVALAVGLALLVGVPLGMVSGYFGGALDRLMVLLMDTLYTLPVLLLSVVLAFLLGKGIPNAAAALCVVYVPQYFRVVRNQTAQVKSELFVEAAQSLGAGPLWILRRYLFRNVITSVPVLLTLNAADAVLVLGGLGFLGLGLPETVPEWGGDLNLALAAVPTGVWWTALFPGLAMFVLVLGLSFLGEGIEAWVSGGEARPASD; encoded by the coding sequence ATGGCCTCTTGGGGGCTCGTGATAGTGGGGATCTATCTGCTGGTGGCGTTGATCACGCCCTGGTTGGTGACTGCAGGCATCCTTCCAGACGCCAATGCTGGCCTTGAGAACCCGATCTATTCCTCCCCCAGCTGGACCCATTGGTGCGGTACCGATCGCTTGGGTCGGGATGTGTGTGTCCGCACCATGGCCGGCAGTGGTGTTGCGCTTCAGGTGGTGGCCCTGGCGGTTGGTCTGGCCCTGTTGGTGGGAGTGCCCCTGGGCATGGTGAGCGGATATTTCGGCGGTGCTCTCGACCGCTTGATGGTTTTGCTGATGGACACGCTCTACACCTTGCCTGTGCTTTTGCTGTCAGTGGTGTTGGCGTTTCTGCTCGGCAAGGGCATCCCCAATGCCGCTGCCGCATTGTGTGTGGTTTACGTCCCGCAGTATTTCCGTGTGGTTCGCAACCAAACCGCCCAGGTGAAGAGCGAACTCTTCGTGGAAGCCGCCCAGAGCCTCGGTGCCGGGCCCCTTTGGATCCTGCGCCGCTACCTGTTCCGCAACGTGATCACCTCCGTGCCGGTGCTGCTCACCCTCAATGCCGCCGATGCGGTGCTGGTGCTGGGGGGGCTGGGTTTTCTTGGCCTGGGTCTGCCTGAGACCGTGCCCGAATGGGGAGGAGACCTCAATCTCGCGCTGGCTGCGGTGCCCACCGGTGTGTGGTGGACGGCACTCTTCCCTGGACTGGCGATGTTTGTTCTGGTGCTGGGCCTGTCTTTCCTTGGAGAAGGCATCGAGGCCTGGGTGAGCGGCGGCGAAGCCCGTCCAGCGTCAGACTGA
- a CDS encoding MGMT family protein, protein MSRIPHGRLATYGQIAELIGAFGCARQVGWALRRLKLPSTVPWHRVVNARGRISMSLSREGSDWIQRELLMAEGVPVDGEGRLPLRQFLWHPDVHAGD, encoded by the coding sequence GTGTCGCGCATCCCCCATGGTCGCCTGGCCACCTACGGCCAGATCGCCGAGTTGATCGGTGCCTTCGGTTGCGCGCGTCAGGTGGGCTGGGCGCTGCGTCGACTCAAGCTTCCGTCCACCGTTCCCTGGCACCGCGTGGTGAATGCTCGGGGGCGGATTTCGATGAGCCTCAGCCGTGAGGGAAGCGACTGGATCCAGCGCGAGCTGCTGATGGCCGAGGGTGTTCCGGTGGATGGGGAGGGACGCTTGCCGCTGCGTCAGTTCCTTTGGCACCCCGACGTCCATGCTGGAGATTGA
- the trmH gene encoding tRNA (guanosine(18)-2'-O)-methyltransferase TrmH has translation MPLLPRRFERLKSVLNRRMSDLTVLLEHVEKPHNLSAILRSCDAVGALEAHAVSFDGRPRTFNSTAQGSQKWVPLHDHPDTETAIQCLRKKGFRLYGTHLGVEARDYREYDFTGPTAFVLGAEKWGLSDQARDLMDEALFIPMRGMVQSLNVSVATATLLFEALRQRQVAGLAPTQGEGLKPEQYQQLLFEWSYPEVARWCRDQHRPYPGLSEEGELMEELPRNVKLRC, from the coding sequence ATGCCCCTGCTGCCGCGACGGTTTGAGCGGCTGAAATCCGTGTTGAACCGCCGCATGTCGGATCTCACGGTGCTGCTCGAACACGTGGAGAAGCCCCACAACCTTTCGGCCATCCTGCGCAGCTGTGATGCCGTCGGAGCGCTGGAGGCCCACGCGGTGAGTTTCGACGGGCGTCCGCGAACCTTCAACAGCACCGCCCAGGGCAGCCAGAAATGGGTGCCTCTGCACGACCATCCCGATACCGAAACGGCCATCCAATGCCTCAGAAAGAAAGGATTCCGGCTCTATGGAACCCATCTCGGCGTGGAGGCCAGGGATTACCGGGAGTACGACTTCACCGGACCAACCGCCTTCGTGCTCGGGGCGGAGAAATGGGGACTGAGCGATCAGGCCCGGGACCTGATGGATGAAGCACTGTTCATCCCCATGCGTGGCATGGTCCAATCCCTGAACGTGTCGGTCGCCACGGCGACCCTGCTGTTTGAAGCGCTGCGCCAACGCCAAGTGGCCGGTTTGGCACCAACCCAGGGAGAAGGCCTGAAGCCGGAGCAGTATCAGCAGTTGCTCTTTGAATGGTCTTACCCCGAGGTTGCTCGCTGGTGCCGGGACCAGCACAGGCCTTACCCCGGCTTGAGCGAGGAGGGAGAGCTAATGGAGGAGCTGCCGCGGAATGTGAAGCTGCGCTGCTGA